The window GGACCGGCTCGTACAGCTCCGCGGCCGCGGCGAAGGCCGCCGGGGGGATGAGCGGGGCGACGTACCGCTTCACGTAGTCCAGGTGGCCGAGGGTATCGAAGAGCCCGCTCCGCGCCGCCGCCTCGACCTCGTCGAAGTACGGGGTGATCGCCTCGGCGATCGATCTCCCGCTGACGAACGAGCGGACCCGATCGGCCCGGTAGGGCGAGTCGTCGCCGACATGGACCGAGCCGATCGTGTAGTCGTAGCGATGGGCGGTGAGGTGGGTCCGGATCTCCGCCTCGTAGCGGCGCTCGTACGTGAGCTCGCAGCCGAAGCGGATCGTCACGCCGTGTCCCGCCCATCGATCGGCCGCCGCACGGACGGACCGTTCGCGTGCCTCGTACGTCGCGTACGAGTAGGCGGGGGCGCGGGGATCGAAGTCGACGTGGTCCGTGATCGCGATCTCGGCGATGTGCCGCTCGGCCGCCGCCGCACCGTAGACGTCGATGGGGACGTCGCTGTCCGGCGACAGGTCGGTGTGGAGGTGGCTGTCGAGCGGCAGATCGCGGGCCTGTTCGACGGGCTCGATCATCCCTCCCTCATCCGCCGATGAGGCCGATCTCACGACCCACCCGCTCGAACGCGCCGAGGGCTGTGTCGAGCATGGTGTCCGTGTGGACGGCGGTGACGATGGTCCGGATCCGGGCCTTGTCGAGGGGGACGGTCGGGTAGACGACCGGCTGGGCGAAGACGCCCTCCTCGAGGAGTCGGTCGCTGAAACGGCCGGCGGTCGCCGCATCGCCCATCATGACCGGGGTGATCGGCGTCTCGGAGGCGCCGGTGTCGAAGCCGAGCCGGCCGAGCTCGCCCTTGAAGCGGCGGGTGTTCGCCCACAGCCGGTCGATGAGCTCGGGCTCGTCCTCCATGACCCGGATCGCCTCGCGGCATGCGCCGGCGACGGCAGGCGGCTGCGACGTCGAGAAGAGGAAGGGCCGGGCACGCTGGATGAGGATGTCGCGGAGGGCGCGCGGGCCGGCGACGTAGCCGCCGAGGACACCGATCGCCTTGCTGAGGGTCCCGACCTGGATCGCCACGCGACCGTGGAGTCCGAAGTGGTCCACCGTGCCCCGCCCGTCGCGACCGAGGACGCCGGAGGCATGGGCGTCGTCGACGAAGACGGCCGCCCCGAACTCCTCGGCTGCCTCGACGATGGCGGGCAACGGCGCGATGTCGCCGTCCATGCTGAACACGCCGTCCGTGACGACGAGGATGAGCCGGTGCGGTGCGCCGCCGGGCCCGCCCTCGCGGCGCGCCTCGGCGAGGATCGCGCGGAGCGCTGCGACGTCCCGGTGCGGGTAGATCTTCCGTGGCGCCCGCGACAGTCGCATCCCGTCGATGATCGAGGCGTGGTTGAGTGCGTCCGAGACGATCAGATCGTGCTCACCGGTGATGGTCGGGATGACTCCGGTATTCGCCGTGAACCCGGACTGGAAGGTGAGGACCGCCTCCGTCTGCTTGAACGCGGCGAGGGCCGCTTCGAGATCCTCGTGGAGGGTCATGGTGCCGGCGATCGTGCGTACGGCGCCGCTCCCGGCGCCGTAGTCCCGGACGGCGGCGAGCGCGGCGGCCCGGACCCGCGGGTGGTGGGTGAGGCCGAGGTAGTCGTTCGACGAGAAGCTGATGCAGCGTCGCTCGTCGACGCTGACGATCGGCCCCTGGGCCGAGCTCATCACCCGCAGCGGCCGGTAGAGCCGCTGGCGGCGGATCTCCTCGAGCTCCTCGTCGAGGAAGGCGAGCGGGTCGAGCCCGGTCATCGGGAGCGGTTCTCGGGATCCGCCGCCCGCATCACGCGGCTCCCGGCAGGAGGACGATCTTGCCGGCGTGCCCGGCGGCGAGGAGCTCGAACGCGTCGGCGAAGCGGTCGAGGGGCATCGTGTGGGTGACGATCGGCGACAGGTCGAGGCCCTGGGCGAGGAGGGCCTGGGTCCGGTACCACGTCTCGAACATCTTCCGCCCGGTGATGCCGTAGACGCGGATGCCCTTGAAGATGACGTCGTCGCTCAGGTCGAGGGTGATGGGACGGGACGGGATGCCGAGGAGCGAGACCCGACCACCGTTCGTCACGGCGGCGAATCCCTGGCGGATCGCGCTCTCCGCGCCGCTCATCTCGAGCACGATGTCGACACCGACGCCGCCGGTCGCCTCGTGGAGCCGGGCGGCCACGTCTTCATGCGCATCGATGACCTCATCGGCGCCGAGGGCCATCGCCATCGCGAGCCGCTCGGGGTTGATGTCCGTGGCGAAGACCCGCGCCGCACCGGCGAGATCCGCGATCGCGACCGCCATGAGGCCGATCGGCCCGCAGCCGAGGACGACGACGGTCTGGCCGGCGATCTCCTCGGTGAAGGCGGCGTGGACCGCGTTGCCCATCGGCTCCTGGATGGCCGCGATCTCCGGCCGGAGGCCCTCGGACGGCCAGGCGTTGTGGGCCGGCAGGACGACGTATTCGGCGAATGCGCCGTCGATGTCGATGCCGAGGATCCGGAGGTTCGCGCAGACGTGTTCGCGGCCGGTGCGGCACTGGTAGCAGCTGCCGTCCACGAGGTGCGTCTCCGCGGCGACGAGCGTGCCGAGCGGGATCGCGAGCCGGCCGAGGAGTCCGGGTCCGTGGGCGACGACGCGCCCGGCCATCTCGTGGCCGAAGATCCGCGGCAGGCCACCGCCGAGGCGGTTCTCCGCCCAGTCGTCCCAGCGATAGATGTGGAGGTCCGTACCGCACAGGCTTGCTGCCTCGACCCGGATGAGGAGCTCGCCCGGACCGGGCGTGGGGACCGCAACGGTCCGCAGCTCGGCGCCGGCCGCGGCCGTCGTCTTGACGAGCGCACGCATCGTCGCCGGGATCGACCCGCTCACCGGATCTCAGCGGCCGGCGGCCGCCGCCTCCTCGGCCACGACCGGATTGTCCGTGCCGCCGATCCCGCCGACCTCGACACGCACGCGGTCGCCCGGTTCGAGGAAGATCGGCGGGTCCCGATAGACCCCCACGCCACCCGGCGTCCCGGTCGCGACGATGTCACCCGGCTCGAGGGTGATCGTGGCAGTGATGAACTCGATGAGCTGCGGGATCTTCCAGATCATGTCGCGGGTGTTCCCGTCCTGCATGAGGAAGGGTCGTCCTGCCTCCGGACCACTGCCTCGCGTGAGCCAGCCGCGGATGGGGAGCTGGTCGGGTACCGGGACCTCGTCGCGCGTCACGAGGATGGCGCTCATCGGGAGGAACGTGTCCGAGCCCTTCGCGCGGAGCCACTGGCCGTCGCCGACCTCGCCCTCGTGGAGAGCCGCCTTCACGCCCTGCCAGTCGCGCGCGGAGACATCGTTCACGACGACGTAACCGGCGACGTGGTCGAACGCCTCGGCTGCCGGCACACGCCGTGCCCGCCGGCCGATGACCACGCCGAGCTCGGCCTCGAAGTCGAGGGCGTGGCAGCCCGCCGGCCGGACGATCGCACCGCCGTCCTCGACGACGGCACTGGTGAACTTCGCGAAGAGCATCGGCCGCGGTGGCGTCTGGCGCCCGCCTTCCGCGACGTGCTCCGGGTAGTTGCGGCCGACACAGACGATCTTCTCCGGGGTCTGGATCGCCGCCGCCGGCGCGAACGACTCGACGGGTCGACCCTCGGCACCGGCTTCGAGCGCCCGGGCGAGGGCGTCCGCCAGTCGCTCCTGCCAGCGCTCCGACTCGAGGAGCCAGTACGTGTCGAGGAGCGCGTCCGTGTGATCGAACCCGCCCGCGTCCCGAAGCTCGGGCGCCGTGATCGCCCGGTCACCGACCACGACGGCGAACGATCGCGAGCCGGTCTCCGGGTCGCGGTGGCTGAGGATGCGCATCGCCGGTCGAGCTCAGCTCGGACTCGGGCTGACCGGCGAAGGCAGAGGCGGCGGATTGCTCGGTGCCGCGCATTGCAGCTCCGGGTTGTACAGCTCGCCGTACTGCTTGAAGAACGCGAGCAGCTGGCCCGTGTCCAGGTTGTCCTGAAGCAGGATCCGATCCCAGACGACCGCCGCGAACTTCGTCGAGATCTGGTCGAAGCGGGCGACGACGGGGCCGA of the Chloroflexota bacterium genome contains:
- a CDS encoding histidinol-phosphatase HisJ family protein, with protein sequence MIEPVEQARDLPLDSHLHTDLSPDSDVPIDVYGAAAAERHIAEIAITDHVDFDPRAPAYSYATYEARERSVRAAADRWAGHGVTIRFGCELTYERRYEAEIRTHLTAHRYDYTIGSVHVGDDSPYRADRVRSFVSGRSIAEAITPYFDEVEAAARSGLFDTLGHLDYVKRYVAPLIPPAAFAAAAELYEPVLRALIESGTALEVNTSGLRQSPRETYPAPWVVTRFRELGGTAVTAGSDAHRPDWFAYGLEEGYRVAAEAGFSGLTFRRGPAARHIPLPGRLRMGTLTG
- the tdh gene encoding L-threonine 3-dehydrogenase; its protein translation is MRALVKTTAAAGAELRTVAVPTPGPGELLIRVEAASLCGTDLHIYRWDDWAENRLGGGLPRIFGHEMAGRVVAHGPGLLGRLAIPLGTLVAAETHLVDGSCYQCRTGREHVCANLRILGIDIDGAFAEYVVLPAHNAWPSEGLRPEIAAIQEPMGNAVHAAFTEEIAGQTVVVLGCGPIGLMAVAIADLAGAARVFATDINPERLAMAMALGADEVIDAHEDVAARLHEATGGVGVDIVLEMSGAESAIRQGFAAVTNGGRVSLLGIPSRPITLDLSDDVIFKGIRVYGITGRKMFETWYRTQALLAQGLDLSPIVTHTMPLDRFADAFELLAAGHAGKIVLLPGAA
- a CDS encoding glycine C-acetyltransferase, with product MTGLDPLAFLDEELEEIRRQRLYRPLRVMSSAQGPIVSVDERRCISFSSNDYLGLTHHPRVRAAALAAVRDYGAGSGAVRTIAGTMTLHEDLEAALAAFKQTEAVLTFQSGFTANTGVIPTITGEHDLIVSDALNHASIIDGMRLSRAPRKIYPHRDVAALRAILAEARREGGPGGAPHRLILVVTDGVFSMDGDIAPLPAIVEAAEEFGAAVFVDDAHASGVLGRDGRGTVDHFGLHGRVAIQVGTLSKAIGVLGGYVAGPRALRDILIQRARPFLFSTSQPPAVAGACREAIRVMEDEPELIDRLWANTRRFKGELGRLGFDTGASETPITPVMMGDAATAGRFSDRLLEEGVFAQPVVYPTVPLDKARIRTIVTAVHTDTMLDTALGAFERVGREIGLIGG
- a CDS encoding fumarylacetoacetate hydrolase family protein, which encodes MRILSHRDPETGSRSFAVVVGDRAITAPELRDAGGFDHTDALLDTYWLLESERWQERLADALARALEAGAEGRPVESFAPAAAIQTPEKIVCVGRNYPEHVAEGGRQTPPRPMLFAKFTSAVVEDGGAIVRPAGCHALDFEAELGVVIGRRARRVPAAEAFDHVAGYVVVNDVSARDWQGVKAALHEGEVGDGQWLRAKGSDTFLPMSAILVTRDEVPVPDQLPIRGWLTRGSGPEAGRPFLMQDGNTRDMIWKIPQLIEFITATITLEPGDIVATGTPGGVGVYRDPPIFLEPGDRVRVEVGGIGGTDNPVVAEEAAAAGR